From a single Rutidosis leptorrhynchoides isolate AG116_Rl617_1_P2 chromosome 5, CSIRO_AGI_Rlap_v1, whole genome shotgun sequence genomic region:
- the LOC139849272 gene encoding uncharacterized protein, with translation MLVYSKIPPSLWAEAVNTTCFTQNRSIINHRFDKTPYELLFNRRPNVKYFRIFGCVCYVLNDEDNLGKFDVRGDEAIFIGYSQDRVAYRVYNRRTRIIKESTNVKFDKMSGMVLGHNGSRPGLNPSTPDSTFRHVPLATSDDLDVLFEPIIPPTTPTPITTSDPVPPESINVGSSTPAVIGESHSNESNSSEFLLLDDLDTGVSSSNNAHVTNTNTPIIEPPNLITSEVSPSSEANTRILDTTTPLTLPVDQNDDIPVPLWEENATLPTVNTNPTGSSSSSYVDTTLDDVSNSPLPHTTKWTIDHPIHKIIGDPDAPVRTRNASNNECLFAAFLSQDEPKNAYEALQDPDWGVAMQEEIHQFDRLNVWELVPHPSGKTIINTKWIFKNKKDPHGIIIRNKARLVAKGYRQQEGINYDETFAPVARLEAIRLFLSYAAHKRFTVYQMDVKLLS, from the coding sequence ATGCTTGTTTATTCCAAGATACCTCCGTCCCTCTGGGCTGAAGCTGTTAACACTACATGCTTCACTCAAAATCGGTCCATTATTAACCACCGGTTCGACAAAACTCCTTATGAACTTCTCTTCAATCGTCGACCCAATGTGAAGTACTTTCGCATATTTGGATGTGTGTGTTATGTTCTAAATGATGAGGACAACCTCGGGAAGTTTGATGTTCGAGGTGATGAAGCCATATTTATTGGTTACTCACAGGATCGTGTTGCATATCGTGTTTATAATCGTCGTACTCGCATCATTAAAGAAAGCACGAACGTCAAGTTTGACAAGATGTCTGGAATGGTTCTTGGACATAATGGTTCTCGCCCTGGTCTCAATCCCTCTACTCCTGATTCCACTTTTCGTCATGTTCCACTGGCTACCTCAGATGATCTGGATGTGTTGTTTGAACCCATCATCCCGCCAACAACTCCAACTCCCATTACAACTTCTGATCCTGTTCCCCCTGAATCGATTAATGTTGGTTCATCCACTCCAGCTGTCATAGGTGAATCCCATTCCAATGAAAGTAACTCTTCTGAATTCCTTCTTCTAGATGACCTTGATACTGGAGTGTCCTCTTCAAACAACGCACATGTTACCAACACTAATACTCCAATTATTGAACCCCCTAACCTCATAACCAGTGAAGTATCTCCCTCATCTGAAGCTAATACAAGGATTCTCGATACTACAACTCCTCTAACTCTTCCAGTTGATCAAAATGATGATATCCCTGTCCCACTGTGGGAAGAAAATGCCACCCTCCCTACTGTCAATACTAATCCTACTGGATCCTCATCCTCGTCGTATGTTGATACTACACTGGATGATGTATCTAACTCTCCTCTTCCACACACCACGAAATGGACTATAGATCATCCCATTCATAAAATAATAGGCGATCCCGATGCTCCAGTTCGCACTCGTAATGCTTCCAATAATGAATGTCTTTTCGCTGCCTTCTTGAGTCAAGACGAACCCAAAAACGCTTATGAGGCCCTTCAAGATCCTGACTGGGGTGTTgccatgcaagaagaaattcatcaatttgatcgTCTTAATGTATGGGAACTTGTTCCACATCCATCTGGTAAAACCATCATCAATaccaaatggatcttcaaaaacaAGAAGGATCCTCACGGCATCATCATTCGTAACAAAGCACGTCTGGTAGCAAAAGGGTACAGACAACAAGAAGGGATTAACTACGATGAAACATTTGCGCCCGTAGCTCGTTTAGAAGCAATCCGTCTGTTCCTGTCATATGCTGCTCATAAAAGGTTCACCGTCTATCAAATGGACGTAAAACTGCTTTCTTGA